The following coding sequences are from one SAR86 cluster bacterium window:
- the ccmE gene encoding cytochrome c maturation protein CcmE, with the protein MKPHRKNRIYIILFVGVSILISLLLVMSALQENINLFYSPTDLKNNPPASDRSIRAGGLVKEKSLMRNIDSLEIYFEITDLKNTIAVTYNGLLPDLFKENKGVVATGYFFAGKNEFQAYEILAKHDENYVPKEVEKALE; encoded by the coding sequence TTGAAACCGCATAGAAAAAATAGAATCTACATAATTCTGTTCGTAGGGGTCTCGATCCTTATATCTTTATTACTAGTAATGTCAGCATTACAAGAGAACATTAATTTATTTTATTCTCCAACTGATTTAAAAAATAATCCTCCAGCTTCCGATCGTTCTATTCGAGCAGGGGGGTTGGTTAAAGAAAAATCTCTTATGAGAAATATCGACTCACTAGAGATTTACTTTGAAATAACTGATCTAAAAAATACAATTGCAGTTACATATAATGGATTGCTTCCTGATTTATTCAAAGAGAACAAAGGTGTCGTTGCAACAGGCTATTTTTTTGCAGGCAAAAATGAGTTTCAAGCTTACGAAATATTAGCCAAGCATGATGAAAATTATGTACCGAAAGAAGTTGAAAAGGCTCTAGAGTAA
- a CDS encoding heme ABC transporter permease has product MNNTLSSIKSFYHKLGSFPWFYKLSGKFIPVAFILGFSIFFLGIIWGIYFSPTDATQGEIYRIIYLHVPAASVAQSVYFAMAIAGFVSVVWKMKMAGLFIFAMAPIGASFTVLALISGAIWGQPTWGTWWIWDARLTSTLVLLLFYLVIIGLYSSFDNKKSADQAVSILTMVGAINLPIIKKSVDWWNTLHQPATIKVFSESSIANEMLYPLLICIFSFYILVFLFGLMSMRAEIAKRELNKSWFKDLILGND; this is encoded by the coding sequence ATGAATAATACTTTAAGTTCAATTAAATCTTTTTATCACAAGCTTGGCTCTTTCCCATGGTTTTATAAGCTTTCTGGAAAATTTATACCAGTAGCTTTTATTTTAGGATTTTCTATTTTTTTCTTAGGGATAATTTGGGGAATTTACTTTTCACCTACAGACGCCACTCAAGGCGAAATTTATCGCATAATTTATTTGCATGTTCCTGCAGCATCAGTTGCACAGTCTGTTTATTTTGCGATGGCAATTGCTGGATTTGTCTCCGTCGTTTGGAAAATGAAAATGGCAGGTTTGTTTATCTTTGCTATGGCTCCAATAGGCGCCTCATTTACAGTTCTTGCGCTTATTTCCGGAGCTATTTGGGGTCAACCAACATGGGGAACTTGGTGGATATGGGACGCTAGATTAACTTCAACTTTGGTTTTGCTTTTATTTTATTTAGTAATCATTGGGCTATATTCATCCTTTGATAATAAAAAATCAGCGGATCAAGCAGTCTCTATACTAACTATGGTAGGGGCAATTAATTTACCTATAATTAAAAAATCTGTAGATTGGTGGAATACTCTGCATCAACCCGCAACAATTAAAGTTTTTTCAGAATCTTCTATAGCTAACGAAATGTTGTACCCACTTTTAATATGTATTTTTTCCTTTTATATCTTAGTTTTTTTGTTCGGATTAATGTCAATGAGAGCTGAAATAGCAAAGAGGGAGCTCAATAAAAGCTGGTTCAAAGATCTTATCCTTGGTAATGATTGA